A section of the Melopsittacus undulatus isolate bMelUnd1 chromosome 3, bMelUnd1.mat.Z, whole genome shotgun sequence genome encodes:
- the ZNF512 gene encoding zinc finger protein 512 isoform X2, translated as MLPQHHPQRSGPRPLTGGGRKPVGGTPRPCAGGRGVCLRGGGGSITITMRGSGGSDTRPGHPRQQKVKRSLGSKKSKQFEEVETTVLGLNSRYDETVSNISSAAPKDQVNGNTESRSKRTIRRPAYWLEMRGIKNSVTKSSEKKGEVLLKGKRKSEEVESEDLKDSPKKKRKLSGKKQQAGTQRNFKTEGHCVQKEQKTYGTGSMEEQWSLEIQDKGRVTCPTCRAVVRKTVEGLKKHMVNCRQEMFTCHHCGKQLKSLGGMRYHVMADHNNQPVVKEGGELDEQLERDRLRKILKRMGKLKCTREGCTGSFTSIMGYLYHVKKCGKAASELEKMAMKCHHCGKAYRSKAGLVYHLRSKHGPVTFLQEERRTESLKEIKREPNSTGRIQRRSAKVAIYYLHELAGEELAKEWPKRKVLQDLIPDDRKLKYTRPGLPTFSQDVLCKWKTEIKMYRRVHCPNEGCESVYGSVSGLKSHLGTCTLGDFVAGKYKCLLCEKEFISESGVKYHINSMHAEDWFDMNTTTTKSFEKLMKIRQREEQRKQRKKRPLTRGKKKRTATLAVKKLPTAGVEKIRRTKRGRPKQVDNESASSEEGEPQVAQRAEFPKISHKRGQK; from the exons GACACCAGGCCTGGACATCCCAGACAACAGAAGGTCAAGAGGTCTCTGGGAAGCAAGAA GTCTAAGCAGTTTGAGGAGGTGGAAACTACTGTCCTGGGACTGAACAGTAGATACGATGAGACAGTGAGCaacatttcttctgctgcacCAAAGGATCAAGTGAACGGCAACACAGAGTCCAGGAGCAAGAGGACCATTCGCAGGCCTGCTTACTGGCTGGAAATGAGAGGGATCAAAAACAGCGTTACCaagtcttcagagaaaaaag GAGAAGTACTATTGAAAGGCAAGAGGAAATCTGAGGAAGTGGAAAGTGAAGATCTTAAAGACTCCCCAAAGAAGAAGCGAAAGCTTTCAG gaaaaaaacagcaagctGGAACACAACGAAACTTCAAAACAGAAGGACACTGTgttcagaaagaacaaaaaacctATGGCACAg GTAGTATGGAAGAGCAATGGTCTTTGGAAATTCAGGACAAAGGTCGAGTTACCTGTCCAACATGTCGGGCTGTGGTGAGAAAGACTGTGGAAGGACTGAAGAAACATATGGTAAATTGCAGACAG GAAATGTTCACATGTCATCACTGTGGGAAGCAGCTGAAGTCTTTAGGAGGGATGAGATACCATGTCATGGCAGACCATAACAATCAG CCGGTTgtgaaggagggaggagaatTGGATGAGCAGCTTGAGCGAGACCGCCTTCGGAAGATTTTGAAGCGGATGGGAAAACTAAAGTGTACGAGGGAG GGCTGCACAGGTAGCTTCACTAGCATAATGGGATACCTGTATCATGTTAAAAAATGTGGGAAGGCAGCTTCTGAGCTGGAGAAAATGGCTATGAAGTGCCATCACTGTGGAAAAGCATACAGATCAAAGGCAGGACTTGTCTACCATCTCCGATCTAAGCATGGGCCA GTCACTTTCCTCCAAGAGGAGAGAAGAACAGAGAgcctgaaggaaataaaacgGGAGCCAAATAGCACAGGCAGAATTCAGAGGAGATCTGCAAAGGTGGCAATCTACTATCTCCATGAGCTAGCTGGAGAAGAGTTGGCCAAAGAGTGGCCCAAGAGAAAAGTTCTGCAAGACTTGATTCCAGATGATCGCAAG CTGAAATATACTCGTCCTGGACTGCCCACATTTAGTCAAGATGTGCTGTGCAAATGGAAAACTGAGATAAAGATGTACCGAAGAGTCCACTGCCCAAATGAG gGTTGTGAATCTGTATATGGCAGTGTCTCAGGACTCAAATCTCACCTTGGCACATGTACCTTG GGAGACTTTGTGGCTGGTAAATACAAGTGTCTTCTGTGTGAGAAGGAGTTCATTTCAGAGAGTGGAGTCAAGTATCACATCAACTCCATGCATGCTGAG GACTGGTTTGATATGAATACAACTACCACCAAAAGCTTTGAGAAGCTAATGAAAATCCGccaaagagaagagcagaggaagcaaCGGAAGAAACGTCCTTTGAccagggggaaaaagaaaagaactgcGACCCTGGCTGTCAAGAAACTCCCCACTGCTGGAGTTGAGAAAATCAGGAGAACTAAGAGAGGTCGTCCAAAGCAGGTGGACAATGAGAGTGCGAGTAGTGAGGAGGGGGAGCCCCAAGTTGCACAGAGAGCCGAATTTCCAAAAATCAGCCACAAGCGAGGCCAGAAGTAA
- the ZNF512 gene encoding zinc finger protein 512 isoform X1 — protein MLPQHHPQRSGPRPLTGGGRKPVGGTPRPCAGGRGVCLRGGGGSITITMRGSGGSDTRPGHPRQQKVKRSLGSKKSKQFEEVETTVLGLNSRYDETVSNISSAAPKDQVNGNTESRSKRTIRRPAYWLEMRGIKNSVTKSSEKKAGEVLLKGKRKSEEVESEDLKDSPKKKRKLSGKKQQAGTQRNFKTEGHCVQKEQKTYGTGSMEEQWSLEIQDKGRVTCPTCRAVVRKTVEGLKKHMVNCRQEMFTCHHCGKQLKSLGGMRYHVMADHNNQPVVKEGGELDEQLERDRLRKILKRMGKLKCTREGCTGSFTSIMGYLYHVKKCGKAASELEKMAMKCHHCGKAYRSKAGLVYHLRSKHGPVTFLQEERRTESLKEIKREPNSTGRIQRRSAKVAIYYLHELAGEELAKEWPKRKVLQDLIPDDRKLKYTRPGLPTFSQDVLCKWKTEIKMYRRVHCPNEGCESVYGSVSGLKSHLGTCTLGDFVAGKYKCLLCEKEFISESGVKYHINSMHAEDWFDMNTTTTKSFEKLMKIRQREEQRKQRKKRPLTRGKKKRTATLAVKKLPTAGVEKIRRTKRGRPKQVDNESASSEEGEPQVAQRAEFPKISHKRGQK, from the exons GACACCAGGCCTGGACATCCCAGACAACAGAAGGTCAAGAGGTCTCTGGGAAGCAAGAA GTCTAAGCAGTTTGAGGAGGTGGAAACTACTGTCCTGGGACTGAACAGTAGATACGATGAGACAGTGAGCaacatttcttctgctgcacCAAAGGATCAAGTGAACGGCAACACAGAGTCCAGGAGCAAGAGGACCATTCGCAGGCCTGCTTACTGGCTGGAAATGAGAGGGATCAAAAACAGCGTTACCaagtcttcagagaaaaaag CAGGAGAAGTACTATTGAAAGGCAAGAGGAAATCTGAGGAAGTGGAAAGTGAAGATCTTAAAGACTCCCCAAAGAAGAAGCGAAAGCTTTCAG gaaaaaaacagcaagctGGAACACAACGAAACTTCAAAACAGAAGGACACTGTgttcagaaagaacaaaaaacctATGGCACAg GTAGTATGGAAGAGCAATGGTCTTTGGAAATTCAGGACAAAGGTCGAGTTACCTGTCCAACATGTCGGGCTGTGGTGAGAAAGACTGTGGAAGGACTGAAGAAACATATGGTAAATTGCAGACAG GAAATGTTCACATGTCATCACTGTGGGAAGCAGCTGAAGTCTTTAGGAGGGATGAGATACCATGTCATGGCAGACCATAACAATCAG CCGGTTgtgaaggagggaggagaatTGGATGAGCAGCTTGAGCGAGACCGCCTTCGGAAGATTTTGAAGCGGATGGGAAAACTAAAGTGTACGAGGGAG GGCTGCACAGGTAGCTTCACTAGCATAATGGGATACCTGTATCATGTTAAAAAATGTGGGAAGGCAGCTTCTGAGCTGGAGAAAATGGCTATGAAGTGCCATCACTGTGGAAAAGCATACAGATCAAAGGCAGGACTTGTCTACCATCTCCGATCTAAGCATGGGCCA GTCACTTTCCTCCAAGAGGAGAGAAGAACAGAGAgcctgaaggaaataaaacgGGAGCCAAATAGCACAGGCAGAATTCAGAGGAGATCTGCAAAGGTGGCAATCTACTATCTCCATGAGCTAGCTGGAGAAGAGTTGGCCAAAGAGTGGCCCAAGAGAAAAGTTCTGCAAGACTTGATTCCAGATGATCGCAAG CTGAAATATACTCGTCCTGGACTGCCCACATTTAGTCAAGATGTGCTGTGCAAATGGAAAACTGAGATAAAGATGTACCGAAGAGTCCACTGCCCAAATGAG gGTTGTGAATCTGTATATGGCAGTGTCTCAGGACTCAAATCTCACCTTGGCACATGTACCTTG GGAGACTTTGTGGCTGGTAAATACAAGTGTCTTCTGTGTGAGAAGGAGTTCATTTCAGAGAGTGGAGTCAAGTATCACATCAACTCCATGCATGCTGAG GACTGGTTTGATATGAATACAACTACCACCAAAAGCTTTGAGAAGCTAATGAAAATCCGccaaagagaagagcagaggaagcaaCGGAAGAAACGTCCTTTGAccagggggaaaaagaaaagaactgcGACCCTGGCTGTCAAGAAACTCCCCACTGCTGGAGTTGAGAAAATCAGGAGAACTAAGAGAGGTCGTCCAAAGCAGGTGGACAATGAGAGTGCGAGTAGTGAGGAGGGGGAGCCCCAAGTTGCACAGAGAGCCGAATTTCCAAAAATCAGCCACAAGCGAGGCCAGAAGTAA